A part of Vulcanisaeta moutnovskia 768-28 genomic DNA contains:
- a CDS encoding ATP-binding protein — MPWVRRVEAVGQVTNQASQADPCRPSIRDLINEPAGHLFHFMTLDETHALVFGSIGTGKTTLVKNALMSIPCDYTVIVFDVAGSYEGFTDYHAPYPLNPLDYLSDLDALDVIEEVLTMRFPRLPYAMTPAMEYMFMRAYNELVGQDGEASISGIIRHLEEAVKSGALAREDEVNSARGLVRRLSYFNHWLFGKTHPIINRLINGELRGKSVGIDLSWFSPIQRWFYVLSFLAVLNSMQVRNVILVVDEAHLYFRLGESTLTTSVRVGRNFGRYFVLITQSPFDIPREFISMNKLFIEFPIMYYSAENVVFRERGFRAYFGRNEFYDQGKSPTSIMPPHWGSPLTAVMHLHITSRQMLETMPEKTPHLELRVEVNPEMSPRQNTTTLRRCAEAFNVPLRVVSDYGFECPKYRQLLEGVWECIGRP; from the coding sequence ATGCCCTGGGTGAGGAGGGTAGAGGCGGTGGGTCAAGTAACGAATCAGGCTAGCCAGGCAGATCCCTGTAGGCCCTCGATTAGGGACTTGATCAACGAGCCGGCTGGGCACTTGTTCCACTTCATGACCCTAGACGAAACCCACGCCCTCGTCTTTGGGAGCATTGGGACTGGGAAGACTACGCTTGTCAAGAATGCCCTAATGAGCATACCGTGCGACTACACTGTCATTGTCTTCGACGTCGCTGGGTCGTACGAGGGCTTCACAGACTACCACGCACCATACCCACTAAACCCCCTTGATTACTTAAGCGACCTCGATGCTTTGGATGTCATTGAGGAGGTCCTAACAATGAGGTTTCCCAGATTGCCTTATGCAATGACCCCCGCCATGGAGTACATGTTCATGAGGGCATACAATGAATTAGTTGGCCAAGACGGTGAGGCGTCGATTAGCGGAATCATAAGGCACCTTGAGGAGGCGGTTAAGAGCGGTGCCTTGGCTAGGGAGGATGAGGTGAACTCGGCCAGGGGCCTTGTTAGGAGGCTCTCCTACTTCAACCACTGGTTGTTCGGTAAAACGCACCCAATCATTAATCGATTAATCAATGGCGAGTTGAGGGGTAAATCCGTTGGCATTGACCTTAGTTGGTTCTCGCCGATTCAGAGGTGGTTCTATGTACTGTCATTCCTGGCGGTACTGAACTCAATGCAGGTCAGGAACGTTATCCTCGTCGTCGACGAGGCCCACCTATACTTCAGGCTTGGTGAAAGTACATTAACGACTTCGGTGAGGGTTGGTAGGAACTTCGGCAGGTACTTCGTGCTTATCACCCAAAGCCCGTTCGACATACCGAGGGAGTTCATAAGCATGAACAAACTATTCATCGAATTCCCCATTATGTACTACAGCGCCGAGAATGTGGTGTTTAGGGAGCGTGGTTTTAGGGCTTACTTCGGTAGGAACGAGTTCTACGACCAGGGCAAGAGCCCCACCTCAATAATGCCACCACACTGGGGAAGCCCACTCACGGCAGTGATGCACCTACACATAACGAGCAGGCAGATGCTGGAAACAATGCCGGAGAAGACGCCGCATCTAGAGCTGAGGGTCGAGGTTAATCCGGAAATGAGCCCGAGGCAGAACACAACGACACTGAGGAGATGTGCAGAGGCATTTAATGTGCCCTTGAGGGTGGTGTCTGATTATGGGTTTGAGTGCCCGAAGTATAGGCAGCTCCTCGAGGGTGTCTGGGAATGCATTGGGAGGCCCTAA
- a CDS encoding ParA family protein translates to MLRPRFVAAAFFSGSKGGTGKSTLAANLAITMSQALKSNVLLIDLGIDSSQTASRTLGVVPERAGALDFLIGSINDANQLVSRSTYLPTVFVVPPGNIRSYQLAISVNESFNRWVYLINSLVMSTGSQFIIIDLPANAPTPILIPALVTSQIINVILDHANYSEYVLREIDDTYIQPMITQLRYRKIVNVVLNKALPGLDGVEARVRGFAHNGDVFTVPMSPIAQYLIAAMKPAILFEPKGSLASFKRAIEAITNTLTRQVKALLTGSIGTA, encoded by the coding sequence ATGCTTAGGCCTAGGTTTGTTGCGGCTGCATTCTTCAGTGGTTCGAAGGGTGGTACTGGGAAGAGCACGTTGGCGGCTAACCTGGCCATAACCATGTCCCAAGCCCTAAAATCAAACGTGCTACTCATTGATTTGGGCATTGACTCCTCACAGACAGCCAGTAGGACACTGGGCGTTGTGCCGGAGAGGGCTGGCGCACTGGACTTCCTCATTGGCTCAATAAACGACGCTAACCAACTGGTTAGTAGGTCTACCTACTTACCAACGGTCTTCGTTGTTCCGCCAGGTAACATAAGGTCTTACCAACTGGCGATTAGCGTCAACGAGTCCTTCAACAGGTGGGTCTACCTAATCAACTCATTGGTGATGAGTACGGGTTCGCAGTTCATCATTATCGACCTACCAGCCAACGCCCCAACACCAATCCTGATACCGGCGTTGGTCACATCGCAGATAATTAACGTCATCCTCGACCACGCGAATTACTCAGAGTACGTGCTCAGGGAAATAGACGACACGTACATACAGCCAATGATAACGCAGTTGAGGTATAGGAAGATCGTCAATGTTGTCCTTAACAAGGCGTTGCCTGGGTTGGATGGTGTTGAGGCTAGGGTTAGGGGTTTCGCACACAATGGGGATGTGTTCACAGTCCCAATGAGCCCAATAGCCCAATACTTAATAGCAGCAATGAAGCCGGCAATCCTATTCGAACCAAAAGGCTCACTGGCAAGCTTCAAGAGGGCAATCGAGGCAATCACCAACACCCTAACAAGGCAGGTAAAGGCGTTGTTGACGGGTTCGATAGGCACAGCCTAG
- a CDS encoding helicase HerA domain-containing protein, producing the protein MPRIDSRIYAIVLVGIVIMGIAYNPLILLLIPALAYKDLREWLIESLLSLVYPNLAPRLVLGGDYVFDAKNNVMHVFYKAEPIFDISRLTGSQYVGLFDELVRRLGLGVDEAVAFIRLGDDRYVRLSRVVKGEGELGEFNAWLTARESLLRQYFVLKPLGGDELRRLVGFPTRPGKPRLIIAVAILFLASYIFFWLYGVTVIAVLAALMAKALGKYSVIRGGRLGILNKRLVTSNKIFTMPSDEDIRAIASAMANYLRNYALIISGNPEFRAVTSAKVAREYERFVVQERGRALSAVSRWRVVLDRITQNAEEPLRVMIASDKSIPDTSMVMKPSRSQTHLWSLPTIDELSHDVAIVPVFHGGRLISEGSRARVRLGRDREGNELIIDLDALPSGHMLIVGPTGMGKTWTISTMLYRLMNSGIKALILDPHGEYLRIPGIEPIDVTRRFINIFELDGLTDVERMHRLITEFSILGIDGRALLPDLKVIYSNGLYRDFFKSMEYLRTATDDDSVALALDRLMSHLKDAEIVPVEELLNNKALLLGSVRASPDVMAFLMGTVADHVYSHVMSKGIGEQLQQLLVIDEAYYLLNSPLAELMIRGLRKFGLGTVFITQTLTGISSDVLQNIPLIIALGGNDAYVASISQALQLTSEDIKWLTTALPPHMAGQTTKALVITGPIKRLGTIELEPSIKSFII; encoded by the coding sequence ATGCCCAGAATTGATTCGAGGATCTACGCCATTGTCCTTGTTGGGATTGTTATAATGGGCATTGCCTACAACCCACTGATCCTACTCCTAATCCCAGCACTGGCCTATAAAGACCTCAGGGAGTGGCTCATAGAGTCACTCCTAAGCCTGGTATACCCAAACCTAGCCCCTAGGCTTGTCCTTGGCGGTGACTACGTGTTTGATGCTAAGAATAACGTAATGCATGTTTTCTATAAAGCCGAGCCCATATTCGATATTAGCCGATTAACCGGTAGCCAGTACGTTGGTTTGTTTGATGAGTTGGTTAGGAGGTTGGGTTTGGGTGTTGATGAGGCGGTAGCCTTCATTAGGCTCGGCGATGATAGGTACGTAAGGCTAAGTAGGGTTGTAAAGGGCGAGGGTGAGCTGGGTGAATTCAATGCGTGGCTCACCGCCAGGGAGAGCCTACTAAGGCAGTACTTCGTGCTTAAGCCCTTAGGCGGTGATGAGTTGAGGAGGCTCGTCGGGTTCCCAACGAGGCCAGGAAAGCCGAGGCTGATCATCGCGGTGGCGATACTCTTCCTAGCCTCATACATATTCTTCTGGCTCTACGGAGTAACGGTCATTGCGGTACTGGCAGCATTGATGGCCAAGGCCCTGGGCAAATACTCAGTAATTAGGGGCGGCCGACTGGGCATTTTGAACAAGAGGCTCGTCACCTCGAATAAAATATTCACAATGCCGAGTGATGAGGACATTAGGGCCATTGCTTCGGCGATGGCCAACTACTTGAGAAACTACGCCCTAATAATCTCAGGAAATCCCGAGTTCAGGGCCGTCACATCGGCAAAGGTGGCTAGGGAGTACGAGAGGTTTGTGGTTCAGGAGAGGGGTAGGGCATTGTCGGCTGTGAGTAGGTGGCGTGTTGTCCTTGATAGGATAACTCAGAATGCCGAGGAGCCCTTGAGGGTCATGATAGCAAGCGACAAGTCAATACCTGACACAAGCATGGTGATGAAGCCATCAAGGAGCCAAACACACCTGTGGTCTTTGCCCACAATCGATGAGCTTAGCCACGACGTTGCAATAGTCCCAGTATTCCACGGTGGTAGGCTAATCAGCGAGGGATCAAGGGCTAGGGTTAGGCTTGGTAGGGATAGGGAGGGCAATGAACTAATCATTGACCTCGATGCCCTGCCCTCCGGCCACATGCTGATTGTTGGGCCTACGGGCATGGGTAAGACGTGGACAATAAGCACAATGCTGTACAGGCTAATGAACTCCGGGATTAAGGCTTTGATCCTAGATCCACACGGCGAGTACCTAAGGATACCGGGCATTGAGCCGATAGACGTGACCAGGAGGTTCATAAACATATTCGAATTGGACGGCTTGACTGATGTTGAAAGAATGCATAGATTAATTACGGAGTTCTCAATACTGGGCATAGACGGTAGGGCGTTGCTACCGGACCTAAAGGTTATCTACTCAAACGGCCTCTACAGGGACTTCTTTAAGTCTATGGAATACCTAAGGACAGCCACTGATGACGACTCGGTGGCGTTGGCACTGGATAGGTTGATGAGCCACCTGAAGGACGCGGAGATAGTTCCAGTGGAGGAATTATTGAACAACAAGGCACTGCTCCTCGGCTCCGTTAGGGCTTCTCCGGACGTGATGGCTTTCTTGATGGGTACGGTTGCTGACCACGTGTACAGCCACGTGATGAGTAAAGGCATTGGTGAGCAGCTCCAGCAGTTGCTTGTCATTGACGAGGCTTATTACTTATTGAACTCGCCACTGGCTGAGTTGATGATTCGTGGGCTTAGGAAGTTTGGGCTGGGCACGGTGTTCATAACACAGACACTCACTGGGATAAGCAGTGACGTGCTCCAGAACATACCACTGATCATTGCCTTGGGCGGCAACGACGCATACGTAGCATCGATAAGCCAGGCATTGCAACTAACGAGTGAGGACATAAAGTGGCTAACCACGGCACTACCACCACACATGGCAGGACAAACAACAAAAGCCCTAGTCATAACAGGACCAATAAAGAGACTAGGAACAATAGAACTAGAACCAAGCATAAAGTCTTTTATAATATAG
- a CDS encoding ATPase domain-containing protein, producing the protein MPRRKAESSEVGENELGRLVNFGFSRQTIDRLVSAGVKSLRHILLFNAEELQELLGSPDTDLPRRLINTARELLAESPMAVSARERVEALSRMPVLKTGVDGLDNAVGGLRFGASHEFAGEFGTGKTIMALQTAIASISQFGFNVVYIDTEKTIDHYLDSQLLRSMCNRFGVDYEKMISDHLYVYNPATVDDLEDFIKLKLTDLVINNNAKVIVVDSITALYRAQFRGRERLAERQQRLHYVLDWLRRLTIRLGVLVIYTNQVMTSPTGYIEVKMPVGGNVLAHTVNARWLMVRASKSKGEGVMRALDVPGLPPGFEVKYVIGDDGLH; encoded by the coding sequence GGAAAGCTGAATCTAGTGAGGTTGGGGAAAACGAGCTCGGCAGGCTTGTTAATTTTGGCTTCAGTAGGCAGACGATTGATAGGCTGGTTAGTGCCGGCGTCAAGTCCCTCAGGCACATCCTACTATTCAACGCCGAGGAGCTTCAGGAACTCCTCGGCTCGCCTGACACTGATTTGCCTAGGAGGTTGATCAACACGGCTAGGGAGTTGCTCGCTGAATCGCCAATGGCTGTCTCGGCTAGGGAGAGGGTTGAGGCGTTGAGTAGGATGCCGGTTTTGAAGACTGGGGTTGATGGCCTCGACAACGCGGTTGGTGGATTACGCTTTGGGGCGAGCCACGAGTTCGCCGGTGAGTTTGGCACGGGCAAGACGATAATGGCCCTCCAAACGGCCATAGCCTCAATAAGCCAATTCGGCTTCAATGTCGTGTACATAGACACCGAGAAGACAATCGACCATTACCTGGACTCGCAATTACTGAGGAGCATGTGCAATAGGTTCGGGGTTGATTATGAGAAAATGATCAGCGACCACCTATACGTCTACAACCCAGCAACGGTTGACGACCTCGAGGACTTCATAAAACTCAAACTCACAGACCTCGTGATAAACAACAACGCCAAGGTCATTGTTGTGGACTCAATAACGGCACTGTACAGAGCACAGTTCCGTGGTAGGGAGAGGCTCGCCGAGAGGCAGCAGCGATTACACTACGTACTGGACTGGCTTAGGCGATTGACAATAAGGCTTGGCGTGTTGGTCATATACACCAATCAAGTAATGACGAGCCCAACGGGGTACATAGAGGTGAAGATGCCGGTTGGTGGGAATGTACTGGCCCACACAGTGAACGCAAGGTGGCTAATGGTTAGGGCGTCGAAGAGCAAGGGTGAGGGGGTGATGAGGGCACTTGACGTGCCTGGCCTACCGCCGGGCTTCGAGGTAAAGTATGTAATAGGCGACGACGGTCTCCACTAA
- a CDS encoding type II/IV secretion system ATPase subunit: MHVSRPKVLSQGLVKSYTVEFSGIRTDIEVHLIQASQYGVHDYVAYVIDDLPEWVVAMPLEKIVDWFSSGMRLERAVAKGLREVGVKPAKENVDLGVRVFNRWFNYYGALTPVLLMDDVTDVYINKAGTRFGLGGIYMEHSILGRVQVVIGWEPFEVRRGKRVIKTVFFDFNGFVDYVIRRVAQRTRTAITSYNPVASVVDPEFGVRISIESEPVSPGSISIRVLPRRPWTLPDLIRRGMIGVEDTARLWLLADHRVPILIIGPMGSGKTSLQNAIAYMLVTKSMALIMDVAELFLPHHQVVKPMLERVAYARGVRGIDKAELVRQALRSGVDVIVLNEARSRDEFSALAEAVTLGHGALTTFHAEDLEAAKVRLANLGLEAEGLLRLSVVVEVGMAREVRYNAGTNVYEVVVRRFVRKIHNTEPYINALVRDYGPDYVSRQLESRIAFLTKAVSADLNHEQLANLLYVFYKQPEAVLKAIDITTEVSTEVVGNEVRPLPLPEEVLRLDTELGQPFKESPGGG, encoded by the coding sequence ATGCACGTCTCAAGGCCCAAGGTACTGAGCCAAGGGCTCGTGAAGAGCTACACGGTGGAGTTCAGCGGGATAAGGACTGACATTGAGGTCCACCTGATACAGGCTAGTCAGTACGGCGTCCATGACTACGTGGCCTACGTGATTGATGATTTGCCAGAGTGGGTAGTAGCAATGCCGCTTGAGAAGATCGTTGATTGGTTCAGCTCGGGCATGAGGCTCGAGAGGGCAGTGGCTAAGGGCCTTAGGGAGGTTGGTGTAAAGCCAGCTAAGGAAAACGTTGATTTGGGTGTTAGGGTGTTCAACAGGTGGTTCAATTACTACGGGGCACTGACTCCGGTGCTCCTAATGGATGATGTGACTGACGTGTACATAAACAAGGCAGGCACTAGGTTCGGGCTTGGTGGAATCTACATGGAGCACTCAATACTCGGTAGGGTCCAGGTTGTCATTGGTTGGGAGCCGTTTGAGGTTAGGAGGGGGAAGAGGGTGATTAAGACCGTGTTCTTCGACTTCAATGGCTTTGTCGACTACGTAATTCGTAGGGTTGCCCAGAGGACCAGGACAGCAATAACGAGTTATAACCCAGTGGCCAGTGTTGTGGATCCGGAGTTCGGTGTTAGGATATCAATAGAGAGCGAGCCAGTGAGCCCTGGCTCAATCTCGATAAGGGTACTGCCGAGGAGGCCATGGACACTGCCTGACCTGATTAGGCGTGGTATGATTGGTGTTGAGGACACGGCAAGGCTTTGGTTGCTTGCTGACCACAGGGTCCCAATACTCATAATTGGTCCCATGGGGTCTGGCAAGACCAGCCTCCAGAATGCCATTGCCTATATGTTGGTTACTAAGTCCATGGCGTTGATCATGGACGTTGCAGAATTATTCTTACCGCACCACCAGGTCGTCAAGCCAATGCTCGAGAGGGTGGCTTATGCGCGTGGTGTTAGGGGTATTGATAAGGCTGAGCTCGTTAGGCAGGCGCTTAGGAGTGGTGTTGATGTCATAGTCCTAAACGAGGCTAGGTCTAGGGATGAGTTCTCCGCATTGGCAGAGGCCGTGACGCTGGGCCACGGAGCATTGACGACATTCCACGCTGAGGACCTTGAGGCTGCGAAGGTTAGGTTGGCTAACCTGGGCCTCGAAGCCGAGGGCCTACTGAGGCTTTCCGTGGTTGTTGAGGTTGGGATGGCGAGGGAGGTTAGGTATAACGCGGGGACTAATGTTTACGAGGTGGTTGTGAGGAGGTTTGTTAGGAAGATCCATAACACGGAACCATACATCAACGCCCTGGTTAGGGACTACGGCCCCGACTACGTGAGTAGGCAGTTGGAATCGAGAATAGCCTTCCTAACCAAGGCTGTCAGTGCCGATTTGAATCACGAGCAGTTGGCCAACCTGCTCTACGTATTCTACAAGCAGCCTGAGGCTGTGCTTAAGGCAATCGACATCACTACGGAGGTGAGTACTGAGGTTGTTGGTAACGAGGTTAGGCCACTCCCACTGCCTGAGGAGGTCCTGAGGCTTGACACGGAGCTTGGACAGCCTTTTAAGGAAAGCCCTGGTGGTGGTTGA
- a CDS encoding DEAD/DEAH box helicase family protein encodes MALRGDQAEVANKLLAMLGEKNVAGLQAPTGWGKSFVASFLIKQLGGRWLWASSLINALVEAGKALGDFGIRHFLSTGRERLCLKNYRHSDFVIRKPCGFCQFNRPIPQSLVKALINAVDYGVVREFAEEGGLCPYSTQETLVRELLNEYGDLVVVLMNYGRISKHAKRFDGLIIDEAHNLAVPKLVSLPRRGFELLFEKLGVEGVDVKDAELVRSLLGELLLTIAIDSGLSELVSLDDLVAFIESPITYYDPDSDALIGVKLEGLPSLENKRVLLMSATLPPSVLSTIPVIRVEPSQVIKARVGDAVMTTENIERLKNEVAKRLSDLLSDGLPTVIFTTSSKEVIIENVVYEDELRREDICKRSIVLRFFGKYAEGVRLNCYKRVVLLTLPLLPPNVMRRLEVRGLRSVDLITIKAVQAVGRLLPSNEAIEVILFDKRFRRYCGVLMNYGIQCVGNG; translated from the coding sequence ATGGCTCTGAGGGGTGACCAAGCCGAGGTGGCCAATAAGTTGTTGGCGATGCTTGGGGAGAAGAATGTCGCCGGACTCCAGGCACCGACTGGATGGGGCAAGAGCTTCGTGGCTTCATTCTTGATTAAGCAGTTGGGTGGTAGGTGGCTCTGGGCCTCAAGCCTAATAAACGCCTTGGTTGAGGCTGGCAAGGCGCTTGGGGATTTCGGCATTAGGCACTTCCTGAGCACTGGTAGGGAGAGACTTTGCCTGAAAAATTATAGGCACAGCGACTTCGTTATTCGAAAACCATGCGGCTTCTGCCAATTCAATAGGCCTATCCCTCAATCATTGGTTAAGGCATTAATCAACGCTGTTGATTACGGCGTGGTTAGGGAATTCGCCGAGGAGGGAGGCCTCTGCCCGTACAGCACTCAGGAGACTTTGGTTAGGGAGTTACTTAATGAGTATGGTGACTTGGTCGTCGTTTTGATGAACTACGGTAGGATTAGCAAGCATGCCAAGCGGTTTGATGGTTTAATAATTGATGAGGCGCACAACTTAGCAGTACCCAAATTAGTGAGCCTGCCGAGGAGGGGCTTTGAGCTTTTGTTTGAAAAGCTCGGTGTTGAGGGCGTTGATGTTAAGGATGCAGAGCTCGTTAGGTCACTACTCGGTGAGTTGTTGCTTACCATAGCCATTGATAGTGGGCTCAGTGAATTAGTGAGCCTGGACGACTTGGTGGCATTCATTGAATCGCCAATCACCTACTACGACCCCGACAGCGATGCCCTAATTGGAGTCAAGCTAGAGGGCTTGCCGAGCCTCGAAAACAAGAGGGTCCTGCTGATGTCGGCCACATTACCACCTAGTGTTTTGAGCACAATCCCTGTGATTAGGGTGGAGCCCAGCCAAGTAATCAAGGCTAGGGTTGGCGATGCGGTCATGACAACCGAGAACATCGAGAGGCTCAAGAACGAAGTCGCTAAGCGGTTAAGCGACTTATTGAGTGATGGTTTGCCTACCGTAATCTTCACAACGAGCAGTAAGGAGGTGATTATCGAAAACGTGGTCTACGAGGACGAGTTGAGGAGGGAGGACATCTGCAAAAGAAGTATCGTACTGAGGTTTTTTGGCAAATATGCCGAGGGCGTTAGGCTGAACTGCTATAAGCGTGTCGTATTGCTCACCTTGCCACTCTTACCGCCGAACGTCATGAGGCGCTTGGAGGTTAGGGGCTTGAGGTCGGTTGATTTAATCACAATAAAGGCTGTGCAGGCAGTAGGTAGGTTGTTGCCTAGTAATGAGGCAATAGAGGTAATATTATTTGACAAGAGGTTCAGGAGGTACTGTGGTGTTTTAATGAATTATGGCATTCAATGCGTCGGCAACGGCTGA